In Aspergillus nidulans FGSC A4 chromosome II, a single window of DNA contains:
- a CDS encoding uncharacterized protein (transcript_id=CADANIAT00004266) has product MASGQTIRIGYVPEHYLAPLHLAFRNPSVSSLPFKIALTPFPSGTGHMITSLRSGEIDVAIGLTEGWIAGLAGKQAPLDEKERGYKLVGQWVDTPLRWAIVTGRNRDELTGVEELEGSRVGVSRLGSGSHIMSFVLAQQRGWKPTSLTPVVTGPFGALRDGVTGNNLEAKKPTSEFFMWEHFTTKPYFHSPESPLKKIGEIFTPWPSWMVVASTSVFPTPETDERLKQLFGLLDEGIKEFRSELGRVIGLLGTGELGCTYGEEDAGEWIKDVRFVEGVRGVDESVVKGVVDVLKVAGVIDEGLEDGEALKRVVGIRR; this is encoded by the exons ATGGCCTCAGGACAAACTATTCGAATTGGCTACGTGCCCG AACACTACCTAGCCCCCCTTCACCTCGCCTTCCGCAATCCTTCTGTCTCTTCCCTCCCTTTTAAGATTGCCCTCACTCCATTCCCTTCCGGAACGGGGCACATGATTACCTCGCTGCGGTCTGGCGAAATTGACGTTGCAATCGGCCTAACAGAAGGATGGATCGCTGGGTTGGCGGGCAAGCAAGCGCCCCTAGATGAGAAAGAGCGCGGGTACAAGCTCGTAGGTCAATGGGTTGATACCCCGCTGCGGTGGGCGATCGTTACGGGACGAAACAGGGACGAGTTGACTGGTGTTGAAGAGTTGGAAGGGAGTAGGGTTGGGGTTAGTCGGTTAGGAAG CGGCTCACATATAATGTCATTCGTTCTTGCGCAACAGCGCGGCTGGAAACCAACCTCCCTCACGCCGGTGGTAACTGGCCCTTTCGGCGCCCTCCGCGACGGTGTGACGGGCAACAACCTGGAGGCCAAGAAGCCCACCTCCGAATTCTTCATGTGGGAGCACTTCACCACCAAGCCCTATTTTCACTCACCGGAGTCACCACTCAAGAAAATCGGCGAGATCTTCACGCCCTGGCCATCGTGGATGGTCGTGGCTTCGACTTCAGTATTTCCTACACCCGAGACAGACGAGAGGCTGAAACAGCTATTTGGCTTGCTGGATGAGGGTATCAAGGAGTTCAGGAGCGAGCTGGGCAGGGTTATAGGTTTGCTGGGCACGGGGGAGCTGGGATGCACGtatggagaggaagatgcgggcGAGTGGATCAAGGATGTGAGGTTCGTGGAGGGGGTCAGGGGGGTTGACGAGAGTGTTGTGAAGGGAGTTGTGGATGTGCTGAAGGTTGCGGGAGTGATTGACGAGGGGttggaggatggcgaggcTTTGAAGAGGGTGGTCGGGATCCGAAGGTGA
- a CDS encoding endonuclease (transcript_id=CADANIAT00004259) has product MGTGYRTQALYIGSTPDPARRLAQHNGLCKGGARRTADEKRRPWEMVMVVEGFMSKIAALQFEWAWQHPAATRHLTADAPSKEQSKTHEGIEDDDAVKKPQQKTKGLTDSRATGEREDDGKKKTKRKPPARRTRTSLKAHLEDLHLLLRSTYFKEWPLSLRFFAADVSQQWRWLCGRVNESIPTHIKMVADGNCADTSPQCDHSLGVGSVREIGVDYTPIRDYLEKATFLLDDMRGSYCKICKEQYVDNDWAVVCPEADCTSTTHLLCLSRTFLDATEDPERLVPLTGKCPTCAQTVQWPLMMKELSIRTRGGRLLHNMLKKGGKRTRTIQKAQDATAESDDNASAADIAVDASHEDSDDTDSLIDYWDRILGSDSESGASIHSQYGSKASGTEVNIEKNVFLDNGLLD; this is encoded by the exons ATGGGCACCGGATACAGAACCCAAGCGTTATATATTGGCTCAACGCCGGACCCTGCTCGACGTCTGGCTCAACATAATGGGCTCTGCAAAGGGGGCGCTCGCCGAACGGCGGATGAAAAGCGACGGCCATGGGAAATGGTGATGGTTGTAGAAGGTTTTATGAGCAAGATTGCAGCGTTGCAGTTTGA ATGGGCATGGCAGCACCCGGCGGCTACTCGACATCTCACGGCAGACGCTCCAAGCAAGGAGCAGTCGAAGACCCATGAAGggatcgaagatgatgatgcagtAAAGAAGCCTCAACAAAAGACTAAAGGCCTGACAGATTCCAGAGCTACTGGTGAGCGTGAAGACGAtgggaagaaaaagacaaaGAGGAAACCACCAGCTCGACGTACTCGAACTTCTTTGAAGGCTCACCTGGAAGATCTACATCTTTTGCTACGTTCGACATACTTCAAAGAATGGCCTCTTAGTTTGCGATTTTTTGCTGCGGACGTCTCACAGCAATGGAGATGGTTGTGTGGCCGCGTAAACGAGAGCATTCCAACTCATATCAAGATGGTCGCGGATGGCAACTGTGCGGATACTTCCCCCCAATGTGACCACAGTCTGGGGGTTGGCAGCGTTAGGGAGATTGGAGTCGACTATACGCCCATCCGGGATTACTTGGAGAAGGCCACGTTCTTGCTGGACGACATGCGAGGCTCATACTGCAAAATCTGTAAGGAGCAGTATGTAGATAATGACTGGGCAGTTGTTTGCCCAGAGGCGGACTGTACCAGTACTACTCATCTGCTGTGTTTGTCGAGAACGTTCCTGGATGCCACGGAGGATCCAGAACGTCTTGTTCCGCTCACTGGAAAGTGTCCTACGTGTGCTCAGACTGTTCAATGGCCTCTTATGATGAAAGAGCTGAGCATCCGAACACGGGGCGGACGATTGCTGCATAATATGCTGAAAAAAGGCGGAAAGAGGACTAGAACAATACAGAAGGCGCAAGATGCCACGGCAGAGTCAGATGATAATGCATCCGCTGCGGATATCGCAGTTGACGCATCGCACGAGGACAGCGATGACACGGATTCTCTGATCGACTACTGGGATCGCATTCTGGGCTCCGATTCAGAGTCTGGCGCAAGCATCCACTCGCAGTATGGTTCGAAAGCTTCAGGGACCGAAGTGAACATTGAAAAGAACGTTTTTCTCGACAATGGGCTGCTGGATTGA
- a CDS encoding bifunctional thymidylate/uridylate kinase (transcript_id=CADANIAT00004260), with protein MSVNGTHGGRGALIVVEGLDRAGKSSQCKFLHNILQEGGRPVKYIRFPDRTTPIGKLIDGYLRGQSHLDDHSIHLLFSANRWEVAQSIEADIANGTSVIIDRYSYSGAVYSAAKANPSLSLEWAWQPEVGLPKPDLCLFLSISPEEAAKRGGFGGERYENEAMQTRVRELFNTIFDLQRATDIRIIDAGKSLAEVSQDILNVVTERIAGVDTASPLGKLTSIS; from the exons ATGAGCGTGAATGGCACGCATGGGGGACGCGGGGCCCTGATTGTCGTCGAAGGCCTCGATCGAGCAGGCAAATCCAGCCAATGCAAGTTCCTTCACAACATTCTACAAGAAGGAGGCCGTCCCGTGAAGTACATCAGGTTTCCAG ATCGAACGACGCCCATAGGGAAGCTGATCGATGGCTATCTACGCGGACAGTCTCACTTAGACGATCACTCTATTCATCTCCTGTTCTCTGCCAACCGATGGGAGGTTGCCCAGAGCATCGAGGCCGACATCGCCAACGGAACCAGTGTGATCATAGACCGCTACTCGTACTCTGGTGCAGTCTACTCGGCTGCGAAGGccaatccttctctttcactGGAATGGGCATGGCAACCGGAAGTTGGTTTACCAAAGCCGGATCTATGTCTGTTCCTCAGCATATCTCCCGAAGAGGCTGCAAAGCGTGGTGGATTCGGTGGAGAGCGCTACGAGAACGAAGCCATGCAAACTCGTGTACGCGAGCTGTTCAATACCATCTTCGACCTTCAGCGCGCTACCGATATTCGAATAATTGATGCTGGGAAGTCCTTGGCGGAAGTGTCGCAGGATATTTTAAACGTTGTAACCGAGCGCATTGCAGGTGTCGACACGGCCAGTCCGCTGGGAAAGCTAACATCAATCTCTTGA
- a CDS encoding nucleoside-diphosphate kinase swoH (transcript_id=CADANIAT00004263), giving the protein MTSEQTFIAIKPDGVQRGLVGPIISRFENRGFKLAAMKLTSPSRSLLEQHYSDLKEKPFFPGLVTYMLSGPIVAMVWEGKDVVKTGRTILGATNPLASAPGTIRGDFAIDVGRNVCHGSDSVESAKKEIGLWFTPEEIQNYKLNAFGWIYEKE; this is encoded by the exons ATGACTTCTGAGCAGAC TTTCATTGCCATCAAGCCCGATGGTGTCCAG CGTGGACTCGTTGGCCCCATCATCTCTCGCTTCGAGAACCGTGG CTTCAAGCTCGCTGCTATGAAGCTCACCTCCCCCTCTCGCTCTCTCCTTGAGCAGCACTACAGTGACCTTAAGGAGAAGCCTTTCTTCCCCGGCCTCGTTACCT ACATGCTCAGCGGCCCTATCGTCGCCATGGTCTGGGAGGGTAAGGACGTCGTCAAGACCGGCCGCACCATCCTCGGTGCCACCAACCCCCTTGCCTCCGCCCCCGGCACCATCCGTGGTGACTTCGCTATCGACGTCGGCCGCAACGTCTGCCACGGCTCCGACAGTGTCGAGAGCGCCAAGAAGGAGATCGGTCTCTGGTTCACCCCCGAGGAGATCCAGAACTACAAGCTGAACGCTTTCGGCTGGATCTATGAGAAGGAATAA
- a CDS encoding methylenetetrahydrofolate reductase (NAD(P)H) MET12 (transcript_id=CADANIAT00004262), whose amino-acid sequence MEKITHKIAALPPGANYFSLEFFPPKTQMGFANLQARLERMAQALRPLFVTVTWGAGGSTAARSLELAEICQRQLQLTTCLHLTCTNMSRALVDQALEEAKVLGIRNILALRGDPPRSEEYNMHGEDDSNKDFTFAVDLVRYIRKKYGDYFCVGVAAYPEGHPADSFQDIQDPKVDLPWLVEKTQAGADFIMTQLTYDIDAYTEFENLLRNHESGTFKTIPIIPGLMPIHSYKILTRVTKLSHVKIPPPILAKLDEVKHDDDAVKRLGVDILAELVDGMKKLPTPGLRGFHFYTLNLEKTVSFILERCKLIPDHDDDAEAVADGVSLLTVDAEIANRRRRASSISSLPHNRVIVDKVSNGSSKDSVTHEATAASAGLPAGPPDRSTTLQISEGLGALGREATWDDFPNGRWGDARSPAFGEIDGYGPSLHVAPSVAHRIWGYPVSTDDISKLFRRHVSGDLHMVPWSEGGAEENTSGLNAETETIRPELLALIDKKGWWTLASQPAVNGVRSDDPIFGWGPPGEGFVFQKPFVEFFCPASDFKTTLKPLLQKHGHEKLAWFATNAAGDFESSLPAETSDTEPVEMNPNNVNAVTWGVFRGKEIVTPTIIEEVSFRAWGDEAYRIWDEWRRIYPKSSATEKFLEKTKNDVWLVCVVGQDFGAGTEVGSKEEDDEKKWMWRLLADC is encoded by the exons ATGGAGAAAATCACACACAAGATAGCGGCTTTGCCGCCCGGCGCAAATTACTTCTCTCTTGAGTTCTTCCCTCCAAAGACTCAGATG GGCTTTGCCAATCTGCAAGCGCGTCTTGAGCGTATGGCACAAGCGCTGCGACCGCTATTCGTTACAGTTACTTGGGGTGCCGGAGGAAGCACTGCAGCGAGGTCGCTTGAGTTGGCGGAGATCTGCCAACGCCAACTACAGCTGACAACATGCTTACATTTGACGTGCACGAATATGAGTCGAGCTTTAGTGGACCAAGCACTGGAGGAAGCAAAGGTATTGGGGATTAGGAACATTCTGGCGTTGCGTGGCGACCCCCCGCGGAGTGAAGAGTACAATATGCATGGGGAGGACGACAGCAACAAGGACTTCACCTTTGCCGTGGATCTGGTCCGGTACATTCGGAAAAAGTACGGAGACTATTTCTGTGTCGGCGTTGCTGCGTACCCGGAAGGCCACCCTGCCGATTCTTTCCAGGATATCCAGGATCCGAAGGTCGATTTGCCGTGGCTGGTTGAGAAGACACAGGCTGGCGCCGACTTTATCATGACGCAGTTGACATACGATATTGACGCCTATACGGAATTTGAGAACCTGCTGCGGAACCATGAATCCGGCACTTTTAAGACGATTCCCATCATTCCGGGCTTGATGCCCATTCACAGTTATAAAATATTGACGCGAGTAACGAAGCTTAGCCACGTCAAGATCCCGCCGCCTATTCTTGCGAAACTGGACGAGGTCAAacacgatgatgatgccgtCAAGCGTCTGGGTGTGGATATCCTCGCCGAGCTTGTGGATGGCATGAAGAAGCTGCCCACTCCAGGCTTACGTGGATTCCATTTCTATACCCTGAATCTTGAGAAGACTGTTTCCTTCATTCTAGAACGATGCAAGCTCATTCCGgatcatgacgatgatgctgaggctgtAGCTGATGGTGTTTCATTGCTTACCGTCGATGCAGAAATAGCCAATCGACGGCGCCGGGCTTCTTCCATTAGCTCTCTCCCACATAACCGCGTGATTGTTGATAAGGTTTCAAACGGGTCATCGAAAGACTCTGTTACGCACGAAGCTACTGCCGCCAGTGCAGGGCTACCCGCAGGGCCCCCAGATCGCAGCACAACCCTCCAGATTTCCGAAGGTCTCGGTGCCCTCGGCCGAGAAGCCACCTGGGATGACTTCCCTAACGGCCGTTGGGGTGATGCTCGCTCTCCAGCATTCGGTGAAATTGACGGCTATGGCCCATCTCTTCACGTCGCTCCATCCGTTGCTCATCGAATATGGGGCTACCCTGTTTCTACCGACGATATCAGCAAGCTTTTCAGGCGCCATGTATCCGGTGATCTTCATATGGTCCCGTGGTCTGAAGGTGGCGCTGAAGAAAACACCAGCGGCCTCAATGCCGAAACAGAAACAATTCGTCCTGAACTTCTCGCTCTTATCGACAAGAAGGGCTGGTGGACCCTCGCTTCCCAGCCGGCCGTCAACGGCGTGCGCAGCGACGACCCCATCTTCGGCTGGGGTCCTCCTGGCGAGGGCTTCGTCTTCCAAAAACCCTTCGTTGAGTTCTTCTGCCCAGCCTCCGACTTTAAAACCACCCTCAAACCCCTCCTCCAGAAACACGGACACGAAAAGCTCGCCTGGTTTGCAACCAACGCTGCTGGCGATTTTGAGTCTTCTCTTCCCGCCGAAACATCAGACACCGAGCCCGTTGAGATGAACCCGAACAATGTCAACGCCGTCACGTGGGGTGTTTTCCGCGGCAAGGAAATCGTCACACCCACCATTATTGAGGAAGTCAGTTTCCGCGCGTGGGGCGACGAGGCCTACCGTATCTGGGATGAATGGCGCCGTATTTATCCCAAGAGTTCGGCTACAGAGAAGTTCCtcgagaagacaaagaatgATGTTTGGCTTGTTTGTGTTGTCGGACAGGATTTTGGAGCTGGGACAGAGGTAGggtcgaaggaggaggatgatgagaagaagtGGATGTGGAGGCTTTTGGCGGATTGTTAG
- a CDS encoding PQ-loop repeat-containing protein (transcript_id=CADANIAT00004265), with translation MYIVSQLLEYGAPIFIVTSPVTSYADQILSIHRNRSSAGFSLDIPLIMLVASILKVFFWVRRLLLSRSPGAGHLDDWSPSHTAKSCPGQSTGARAKKRNRAYSILVVPGLFHRCPFLHPHLPDAHLELPHLHQLPGILGTGC, from the exons ATGTATATTGTCTCACAGCTCCTTGAATATGGAGCTCCAATCTT CATCGTTACGTCGCCCGTGACTTCCTATGCGGACCAGATCCTGAGCATACACCGAAATCGAAGCTCCGCTGGCTTCTCGCTTGACATTCCACTGATTATGCTGGTGGCATCGATTTTGAA AGTCTTTTTCTGGGTTCGGCGACTATTACTCTCTCGCTCTCCTGGCGCAGGCCATCTTGACGATTGGAGTCCAAGCCATACTGCTAAAAGTTGCCCTGGACAATCGACCGGCGCCCGGGCAAAGAAGCGGAATCGAGCATATTCC ATATTGGTTGTTCCTGGCCTATTTCACCGGTGTCCTTTCCTTCATCCACATCTTCCTGACGCCCATCTCGAGCTCCCCCACTTACATCAGCTTCCTGGGATATTGGGGACTGGCTGTTGA
- a CDS encoding tRNA-ribosyltransferase family protein (transcript_id=CADANIAT00004261): protein MLNFSISRSSAAVLSPRLGRLTIAGRKPILTPHYIPLTSRGVVPHLAHDVMRDNTSIGSLYIGLEDFPTAPHESALRKFICAADDLLLVFGARREPPIASGPANTDTSIAVLTSVGYAQLEANEYVGAIQRLSPDIVVGLADLLVGQKPGTKRRVKMVDRTHAFTTHATDNLYGPQLSEHSRSTAAYFAPILPLENTQQQLYLEDLETDLRPSISGLALYEPTSLSIVPESLGDLPRLLFSGPRTPHDLLREVELGADLLTIPFLADSSDAGMAFTFSFPAPSDTASASNPSTEPLPLADDLWSRSNTTNTGPLSESCACYACQSHHRAYIHHLLSAKEMLAWTLLQIHNYYTMDLFFANVRKSIERGTFEADVRTFQQTYVAEFPEITGQGPRLRGYKIPTSGPAQPRRNPPAYGRLNVAAEKFVESQSDLATPDTGAEGLEEHGFAEKA, encoded by the exons ATGCTCAATTTTAGCATCTCGAGGTCCTCAGCCGCAGTGCTCTCCCCGCGGCTGGGAAGACTGACGATCGCAGGCCGAAAGCCCATCTTGACGCCCCACTACATCCCTCTGACATCGCGAGGGGTTGTCCCTCATCTAGCACATGATGTGATGCGCGATAATACCTCTATTGGTAGTCTGTATATTGGCCTAGAAGATT TCCCAACCGCACCTCATGAATCGGCTTTGCGCAAGTTCATTTGTGCCGCCGATGACCTGCTCCTGGTTTTCGGCGCACGCCGCGAACCTCCAATTGCTTCTGGACCGGCAAATACAGACACGTCAATTGCTGTACTTACATCGGTGGGCTATGCGCAGCTAGAGGCGAACGAGTACGTCGGAGCTATTCAGCGCCTCAGCCCAGACATCGTGGTCGGGCTGGCAGATCTGCTAGTAGGCCAGAAGCCAGGTACAAAACGGCGAGTGAAGATGGTCGACCGGACGCACGCTTTTACCACCCATGCGACGGATAACCTCTACGGGCCCCAGCTCTCTGAACACAGTCGGTCGACAGCGGCGTATTTTGCCCCGATATTGCCGCTGGAGAAcacccagcagcagctttaccttgaagatctggaaacGGACTTGCGGCCATCCATTTCTGGCCTGGCGCTCTACGAACCCACGTCGCTCTCTATCGTCCCCGAGTCGCTGGGTGACCTCCCGCGCCTTCTTTTCAGCGGGCCAAGAACTCCGCATGATCTCCTACGCGAAGTTGAGCTCGGTGCAGACCTCCTCACGATCCCGTTTCTGGCCGATTCGTCGGATGCAGGGAtggctttcaccttctcctttccggcTCCATCAGATaccgcatcagcatcaaATCCATCCACCGAACCCCTTCCTCTCGCTGATGATCTTTGGTCGCGATCAAATACTACAAATACTGGCCCACTAAGTGAATCATGCGCTTGCTATGCTTGTCAAAGCCATCATCGCGCCTACATTCACCACCTCCTCTCCGCTAAGGAAATGCTCGCATGGACCCTTCTCCAAATTCACAACTATTATACTATGgacctcttcttcgctaaCGTCCGTAAGAGCATTGAGCGCGGTACATTCGAGGCAGATGTCCGCACATTCCAGCAAACATACGTGGCTGAGTTTCCTGAGATCACGGGTCAAGGGCCGAG ACTCCGTGGCTACAAAATCCCCACCTCAGGCCCCGCTCAACCGCGCCGTAATCCACCAGCTTATGGAAGACTAAACGTCGCCGCGGAGAAGTTTGTAGAGTCCCAGTCTGATCTTGCAACCCCTGATACGGGGGCTGAGGGGTTAGAAGAGCACGGGTTCGCGGAGAAAGCATAG
- a CDS encoding glucan 1,3-alpha-glucosidase ROT2 (transcript_id=CADANIAT00004264), whose protein sequence is MARSRLSSSWTLLVTLAILLGCFIVPGVTVKHENFKKCSQSGFCKRNRALADEVAAKGSSWSSPYELDPSNIQFKDGYLRGTILKTISPTEKVRLPLLISFLESGVARVTVDEEKRMTGDIEIRHGSQARKERYNDAQSWVLVGGLDSSKSAILSPESEDGYTKVLYGPNNAYQAVIRHSPFSVDFQRDGQTHVQFNNKGYMNMEHWRPRVDAPSESEQDVLGSQEDESTWWEETFGGNTDSKPRGPESVGLDISFPGYTHVFGIPEHADSLSLRETRGGPGNHEEPYRLYNSDVFEYELNSPMTLYGAIPLMQAHRKDSTVGVFWLNAAETWIDIVKSKTDTHSHWFSEAGQLDVFVFLGPTPGEISKKYGELTGYTQLPQQFAIAYHQCRWNYVTDEDVKEVDRNFDKYQIPYDIIWLDIEYLDDRKYFTWDPLTFPDPISMEKQLDESERKLVVIIDPHIKKQDKFEISKELNSKGLATLNKDGNVYEGWCWPGASNWIDCFNPAAIKWWVGLFKYDRFKGTLPNVFIWNDMNEPSVFNGPETTMPKDNLHHGNWEHRDVHNVNGITFVNATYQAMLERKKGEIRRPFILTRSFYAGAQRMSAMWTGDNQATWEHLAISLPMVLNNGISGFPFAGADVGGFFHNPSKELLTRWYQTGIWYPFFRAHAHIDTRRREPYLIQEPFRSIITQAIRLRYQLLPAWYTAFHEASVNGTPIVRPQFYVHPTDEAGFTIDDQIYLGSTGILAKPVVTEGATSVDIYIADDEKYYDYFDYTVYQGAGKRHSVPAPMEKVPVLMQGGHIIPRKDRPRRSSGLMKYDPYTLVVVLDKNGQAEGTLYVDDGETFDYQRGGHIHRRFHFQDSSLVSEDIATHGPQTAAYLKTMASVSVERIVVIDPPKELQDRSTVTVIEDGAKTSSSAQLEYHAQEGGKAPYAVVKNPRVGISKTWRIEF, encoded by the exons ATGGCCCGGAGCCGGCTGTCATCCAGCTGGACCCTGCTGGTCACCCTAGCAATACTACTTGGATGCTTCATCGTACCAGGAG TAACTGTGAAGCATGAAAACTTTAAGAAATGCTCTCAATCAGGTTTCTGCAAGCGCAACAGAGCACTTGCGGACGAAGTCGCCGCCAAAGGCTCATCCTGGAGCTCCCCGTACGAACTCGATCCCTCAAACATTCAATTCAAAGACGGCTACTTAAGAGGAACAATTTTAAAGACCATCTCACCTACTGAGAAGGTGAGGCTGCCTCTGCTTATCTCTTTCCTCGAATCCGGAGTCGCACGAGTCACCGTCGATGAAGAAAAGCGTATGACCGGCGATATTGAGATCCGTCACGGGAGCCAGGCACGTAAAGAACGATACAATGATGCTCAGTCGTGGGTCTTAGTTGGTGGCTTAGATTCTAGCAAGTCGGCGATCTTGAGCCCGGAGTCTGAGGATGGTTATACCAAAGTTCTGTACGGGCCTAATAACGCCTACCAGGCTGTTATCCGGCATTCCCCTTTCTCTGTTGACTTCCAACGGGATGGGCAGACACATGTCCAATTCAACAACAAAGGATACATGAACATGGAGCACTGGAGGCCGAGAGTTGATGCCCCATCCGAATCCGAACAAGATGTGCTCGGCTCTCAGGAAGATGAGAGCACCTGGTGGGAAGAGACCTTTGGTGGAAACACAGATTCGAAGCCCAGGGGTCCCGAAAGTGTGGGGTTGGACATTAGCTTCCCAGGCTACACTCATGTGTTCGGTATCCCCGAGCATGCAGACTCTCTGTCCCTGAGGGAGACGCG TGGAGGCCCGGGTAACCACGAAGAACCCTATCGCCTGTATAACTCTGATGTGTTCGAATACGAGCTTAACAGTCCTATGACTCTATACGGTGCAATTCCGTTAATGCAAGCCCACCGTAAGGACTCCACTGTTGGTGTCTTCTGGCTCAACGCTGCCGAAACCTGGATTGACATTGTGAAATCAAAAACCGACACGCACAGCCATTGGTTTTCCGAAGCTGGACAGCTCGACGTATTTGTCTTTCTAGGGCCTACCCCTGGCGAGATAAGCAAGAAGTATGGCGAGTTGACTGGTTACACTCAACTACCCCAGCAGTTTGCTATTGCTTATCACCAATGCCGCTGGAACTATGTCACTGATGAAGATGTGAAGGAAGTCGACCGCAATTTTGACAAGTACCAAATCCCCTATGATATCATTTGGCTCGATATCGAGTATCTCGACGACCGAAAGTACTTCACTTGGGATCCTCTAACCTTCCCTGATCCCATCAGTATGGAGAAACAGCTTGACGAGTCGGAGCGCAAGCTTGTAGTGATCATTGATCCACATATCAAGAAGCAAGACAAGTTCGAAATATCCAAAGAGCTGAACAGCAAAGGTTTAGCTACCCTGAACAAGGACGGTAATGTCTACGAAGGATGGTGCTGGCCAGGGGCTTCCAACTGGATCGATTGCTTCAACCCTGCAGCTATCAAATGGTGGGTCGGCCTCTTCAAGTATGATAGGTTCAAGGGAACCCTTCCTAATGTGTTCATCTGGAACGATATGAACGAGCCCTCTGTGTTCAATGGTCCAGAAACCACGATGCCGAAGGACAACTTGCACCACGGTAATTGGGAGCACCGTGATGTTCACAATGTCAATGGTATAACCTTTGTCAACGCCACATACCAGGCTATGCTGGAGCGCAAGAAAGGCGAAATCCGACGGCCTTTCATCTTGACCCGATCGTTCTACGCGGGCGCCCAGCGCATGTCCGCTATGTGGACCGGAGATAACCAAGCCACCTGGGAGCACTTAGCAATCTCCCTACCGATGGTTCTCAATAATGGAATCTCCGGATTCCCGTTCGCTGGTGCCGACGTTGGCGGATTCTTTCACAACCCAAGCAAGGAGCTTCTGACTCGGTGGTATCAGACCGGCATCTGGTATCCGTTTTTCCGCGCTCATGCCCACATTGACACTCGCCGTCGTGAGCCGTACCTGATCCAGGAGCCATTCCGGTCGATCATTACGCAGGCTATCCGGCTGCGCTACCAGCTTCTTCCCGCCTGGTACACTGCTTTCCATGAAGCTTCGGTTAACGGAACACCGATCGTGAGACCGCAATTTTACGTTCATCCAACAGATGAGGCGGGTTTCACCATTGACGACCAAATCTACCTCGGCTCCACCGGTATTCTCGCAAAGCCAGTGGTCACTGAGGGCGCCACGAGTGTGGACATATACATCGCGGACGACGAGAAGTACTACGACTACTTCGATTACACTGTGTACCAGGGAGCTGGAAAGAGACATTCAGTTCCGGCGCCTATGGAAAAGGTACCTGTGCTAATGCAAGGAGGTCATATTATTCCACGCAAAGACCGACCACGTCGTAGCAGCGGACTCATGAAGTACGATCCTTATACGCTCGTGGTGGTTCTCGACAAGAACGGACAGGCGGAAGGCACATTGTacgttgacgatggtgaGACCTTTGACTACCAGCGTGGGGGACACATTCACCGCCGCTTCCACTTCCAAGACTCCTCACTCGTTTCGGAGGATATCGCAACTCACGGGCCTCAGACGGCTGCGTACCTCAAGACCATGGCCAGCGTCAGTGTTGAGAGGATTGTGGTGATTGACCCTCCCAAGGAATTGCAGGATAGGAGCACGGTCACTGtgattgaagatggagcaaagacatcctcttcagcacaaCTGGAGTATCATGCTCAGGAAGGCGGCAAAGCTCCGTATGCGGTAGTGAAGAACCCCAGAGTGGGTATTAGCAAGACCTGGCGGATCGAATTTTAA